A single genomic interval of Bacteroidota bacterium harbors:
- a CDS encoding ABC transporter ATP-binding protein, which produces MFENLNLSINKGEKLVISGPSGIGKSSLLKLILGFIPEFKGQIKFNDETISTQNIWKLRRSIGYISQDSDIGEGKVSQLIEDIFALKANIKQKPKESRITKLLHDFRLDESTLNKDFEELSGGEKKRVVIIISILLDRDFFFLDEITAGLDAEAQETVIDYFIQSTHTAIIISHDKEWLNRNGVKEFRLKSNK; this is translated from the coding sequence TTGTTTGAAAACTTAAATCTATCCATTAATAAAGGGGAAAAGCTTGTTATTAGTGGACCATCTGGAATTGGAAAATCCAGCTTACTCAAACTTATTTTAGGTTTTATCCCTGAGTTTAAGGGGCAAATAAAATTTAATGATGAAACTATTTCAACCCAAAACATTTGGAAACTCAGGAGAAGCATTGGTTATATTTCTCAGGACAGCGATATAGGAGAAGGAAAAGTAAGTCAATTAATTGAGGATATTTTCGCTTTGAAAGCTAACATCAAGCAGAAACCAAAAGAAAGCAGAATTACGAAACTGTTACATGACTTTAGGTTAGATGAATCTACCCTAAACAAGGATTTTGAAGAATTATCAGGTGGGGAAAAGAAAAGGGTTGTTATTATTATTTCTATTTTATTGGATCGAGATTTTTTCTTTCTGGATGAAATTACAGCTGGTTTAGATGCAGAAGCACAGGAAACTGTTATTGACTATTTTATTCAAAGCACGCACACTGCCATTATAATTAGTCATGACAAGGAATGGTTGAATCGAAATGGAGTAAAAGAGTTTAGATTAAAAAGTAATAAGTGA
- a CDS encoding DUF5606 domain-containing protein — protein MDLKDFIAIKGKSELFRVINKSPKGIIVETLNEKRTKFKVQPNLHVLVLNDITIFSTDNSDIFLLDVYLKFFEKGGLKLELNQKSEPEAIYSFFREHVPNHDQEKVYISDMKKMLRWYHIICEFYPDVIENLKKEEEENIEEGKDASAEAKKEPTKKTGAKKATSVKKATPKAPSVKKPVVRKAAK, from the coding sequence ATGGATTTAAAGGATTTTATTGCAATCAAAGGAAAAAGTGAACTTTTTAGAGTCATTAATAAATCTCCCAAAGGGATAATTGTTGAAACGCTGAACGAAAAAAGAACCAAATTTAAAGTTCAACCTAACTTACATGTATTGGTGCTAAACGACATCACTATCTTTTCAACTGATAATTCTGATATTTTTCTATTGGATGTTTATCTGAAATTTTTTGAAAAAGGTGGATTGAAATTGGAATTAAATCAGAAATCTGAACCTGAAGCAATTTATTCTTTTTTCCGTGAACATGTTCCAAATCACGATCAAGAAAAGGTCTATATTTCAGATATGAAGAAAATGTTACGTTGGTATCATATCATATGTGAATTTTATCCTGACGTGATTGAGAATCTGAAAAAAGAAGAGGAAGAAAATATAGAAGAGGGCAAAGATGCTAGTGCGGAAGCTAAAAAAGAGCCTACGAAAAAAACAGGTGCAAAGAAAGCTACTTCGGTGAAGAAGGCAACACCAAAAGCACCTTCTGTCAAAAAACCAGTGGTCAGAAAAGCAGCTAAGTAA
- the citF gene encoding citrate lyase subunit alpha translates to MKLVKNAIGRLVPVEINGKKQIPFQGVGKYKPEGFKAQLPIRSVADYPADGDKRQPSLKDALVKSGLKDGMVISTHHHFRNGDIIANQVFDIAAEMGLKDLVWVPSASFPCHAHLIQYLESGVIHHIEGSMNGPLGRFTSEGKMKGTGILRSHGGRYQAIQDGDVHIDIAVIAAPTADPFGNANGVNGSSACGLLGFALADSQYADKVIVVTDNMVPFPCIPWQIQGNNVDYTVEVDQVGIPEKIVSGTTEITKSPDRLFLAELTAKFCDKAGLIKDGFSFQAGAGGTALSIGNFFGDIMRERGIKARFARGGSNKYLVQMLEEGLIDYILDGQTFDLEGVRSMRENPNHTDTSPFTSYNYHGKGNFNTLVDIVILGATEVDLDFNANVVTHSDGVLLHGIGGWQNCLLSKTVVLPIPLFRDRIPVIRDEVTTVCGPGELIDVIVTERGIAINPLRKDLIEATKDSGLPIKTIKELKKEAEDICGVPAKIEFEEEVVAAIKWVDGTIIDAVRKIKK, encoded by the coding sequence ATGAAACTCGTTAAAAATGCCATTGGAAGATTAGTTCCAGTCGAAATAAATGGTAAAAAGCAAATTCCTTTTCAGGGAGTTGGAAAGTACAAACCTGAAGGCTTCAAAGCACAACTTCCTATCAGAAGCGTTGCCGATTATCCAGCAGATGGAGATAAACGTCAGCCAAGTTTAAAAGATGCATTAGTTAAATCTGGATTAAAGGATGGAATGGTTATTTCCACGCATCATCATTTCAGGAATGGTGATATCATTGCCAATCAGGTATTTGATATTGCTGCTGAAATGGGTCTCAAAGATTTAGTTTGGGTTCCTTCGGCATCATTCCCTTGCCATGCTCATTTAATCCAATATTTAGAATCAGGTGTTATTCACCATATCGAAGGTAGTATGAATGGTCCTCTGGGTCGATTTACCTCAGAAGGTAAAATGAAGGGTACAGGAATCCTTCGTTCGCATGGAGGACGATATCAGGCTATTCAAGACGGAGATGTTCATATTGATATTGCTGTTATTGCAGCTCCTACTGCTGATCCATTTGGCAATGCCAATGGTGTAAATGGTTCTTCTGCCTGTGGATTGTTGGGTTTTGCTCTTGCAGACTCCCAATATGCCGACAAAGTTATTGTGGTAACTGATAATATGGTTCCATTCCCCTGTATTCCATGGCAAATTCAGGGAAACAATGTCGACTATACAGTGGAAGTTGACCAAGTTGGAATACCTGAAAAAATCGTATCCGGAACAACGGAAATCACAAAAAGTCCTGACCGTCTTTTCTTAGCTGAATTGACCGCAAAGTTTTGTGACAAAGCAGGATTGATTAAAGATGGATTTTCTTTCCAGGCTGGTGCTGGTGGTACAGCTTTATCCATCGGGAACTTTTTTGGAGACATTATGCGTGAGCGAGGCATAAAAGCTCGTTTTGCTCGTGGTGGTTCCAATAAATACCTCGTTCAAATGTTAGAGGAAGGCTTGATAGATTACATCCTTGATGGACAAACCTTTGATTTGGAAGGCGTTCGTTCTATGCGTGAAAATCCAAATCATACAGATACCAGTCCATTCACATCCTATAATTATCATGGAAAAGGAAACTTCAATACCTTAGTAGATATTGTTATTTTGGGAGCAACAGAAGTTGATCTGGATTTTAATGCTAATGTGGTAACTCATTCCGATGGAGTACTTCTTCACGGAATTGGAGGTTGGCAAAATTGTTTATTATCAAAAACTGTTGTTTTGCCTATTCCACTTTTTAGAGATAGAATTCCTGTTATTCGTGATGAAGTGACTACGGTGTGTGGACCAGGTGAATTGATTGATGTGATTGTTACTGAAAGAGGAATTGCTATCAATCCACTGCGAAAAGATTTGATTGAAGCAACAAAAGATTCTGGTTTACCCATAAAAACAATTAAAGAATTGAAAAAAGAAGCTGAAGATATTTGTGGAGTTCCAGCCAAAATTGAGTTTGAGGAAGAAGTTGTGGCAGCCATAAAATGGGTTGATGGAACTATCATTGACGCTGTTAGAAAAATTAAGAAATAA
- a CDS encoding fumarylacetoacetate hydrolase family protein has product MKIICVGRNYVKHIEELKNVVLEEPAIFLKPDSALIKGEQVFEMPSFSSNIHHELELVLKIDKKGKNILLEDALNYYSEIALGLDFTARDIQDKLKDKKLSWELSKAFDNAAAIGKFVSLKQLSNPEQIQFHLIKNEDLVQKGKSTEMIFNFDFIISFISRFFTLETGDLIYTGTPAGVGPIASGDILRGYLDNNLNLELKVK; this is encoded by the coding sequence ATGAAGATTATTTGTGTCGGAAGAAATTATGTCAAGCACATAGAAGAGTTAAAAAATGTTGTACTTGAAGAGCCTGCAATCTTTTTGAAACCAGATTCTGCTTTGATAAAAGGAGAGCAAGTATTTGAAATGCCTTCATTTTCATCCAATATTCATCATGAATTAGAATTGGTTCTTAAGATTGATAAAAAAGGAAAAAATATTTTATTGGAGGATGCTTTAAACTATTATTCAGAAATTGCTCTTGGTCTTGATTTTACAGCCCGAGATATTCAGGATAAATTGAAAGATAAAAAACTGAGTTGGGAGCTTTCAAAGGCCTTTGATAATGCTGCAGCAATTGGGAAATTCGTTTCACTGAAGCAATTAAGTAATCCTGAGCAAATACAATTTCATTTAATTAAAAATGAAGACCTGGTTCAGAAAGGAAAATCAACAGAAATGATTTTTAATTTCGATTTCATTATTTCGTTTATATCCAGATTTTTCACCTTGGAAACTGGAGACCTAATTTACACGGGGACACCCGCAGGTGTAGGTCCAATTGCATCAGGCGATATTTTAAGAGGGTATTTAGATAACAATTTGAATTTAGAGCTCAAAGTCAAGTAA
- a CDS encoding M3 family oligoendopeptidase gives MGIKLNSKKRSFLPLTISLENWEDIKSFYEELQQRQINSAEDQHTWLADRSEIDAFVSEDIAWRYIKFTCNTLDEDIKKRYDYFINEIQPHLAPISDQLNRKFIDFYNVESAPSEAYQILYRSIKNSIELFREKNIPLYTTIANEGQKYARITSKMMIEHEGAELTLQQAAAFLENPDREIRKQVFDKVVDARLKDAAEIDELYSTLVKLRQEVAENASFSNFRDYKFIDLDRFDYSIEDNLEFHNSIRDEIVPLIKLIQERRLNLMDVKELRPYDNDAPIPGELRITAFEQVDELVDKTITGFNNLGFNLGEYIGIMKSNGFLDLDSRKGKAPGGYNYPLAETGIPFIFMNATGRQRDLVTMMHEGGHAIHSFVSRDLELTYFKHTPSEVAELASMSMELISMDQWKVFYKDEKEFKQAVHKHLEDILMVLPWVAIIDKFQHWVYTHPTHSITERDEEWMSILKEFGTGIVNYDGYEEYLKKSWQKQLHLFEIPFYYIEYAIAQLGAIAVWKNYKQNKEQGLNSYMEALKLGYTKSIPEIYKTAGINFSFSKSHLKELANFVKEEIKKYE, from the coding sequence ATGGGAATAAAGCTAAACTCAAAAAAGCGCTCTTTTTTACCTTTAACTATATCACTTGAAAACTGGGAAGACATAAAATCTTTCTATGAAGAACTGCAACAACGGCAAATCAATTCTGCTGAAGATCAGCACACATGGCTTGCAGATAGGAGCGAAATAGATGCTTTTGTAAGTGAAGATATAGCCTGGCGCTATATTAAATTTACTTGCAATACATTGGATGAGGATATAAAAAAAAGATATGATTATTTTATAAACGAAATCCAACCACATCTTGCTCCCATATCAGATCAACTCAATAGAAAGTTTATTGATTTTTATAACGTAGAATCAGCTCCCTCTGAAGCCTATCAAATACTTTATCGGTCGATAAAGAACAGCATTGAACTTTTTAGAGAAAAAAATATTCCTTTATACACAACTATTGCCAATGAAGGACAAAAATATGCCCGTATTACATCCAAAATGATGATTGAGCATGAAGGTGCTGAACTAACATTGCAGCAGGCTGCTGCATTCCTTGAAAACCCTGACAGAGAGATTAGGAAACAGGTTTTTGATAAAGTAGTTGATGCCAGATTGAAAGATGCTGCTGAAATAGATGAATTGTATAGCACACTTGTTAAACTTCGTCAAGAAGTTGCGGAAAATGCTTCTTTTTCAAATTTCAGAGATTATAAATTCATTGATCTTGATCGTTTTGATTACAGCATTGAAGACAATTTAGAGTTTCATAATTCAATTCGGGATGAAATTGTTCCTTTAATAAAATTGATTCAGGAAAGAAGACTGAATCTCATGGACGTGAAGGAACTGAGGCCTTATGATAATGATGCTCCTATTCCGGGGGAATTAAGAATTACTGCATTTGAACAAGTTGATGAATTGGTTGATAAAACCATCACAGGTTTTAATAATTTGGGTTTCAATCTGGGCGAATATATTGGCATTATGAAAAGCAATGGCTTTCTTGATTTAGATTCAAGAAAAGGCAAGGCTCCCGGAGGTTATAATTATCCTTTGGCAGAAACTGGAATTCCGTTTATTTTCATGAATGCAACAGGACGCCAGCGAGATTTGGTAACCATGATGCACGAGGGGGGGCATGCTATTCATTCATTTGTAAGCAGAGATTTAGAATTAACATATTTCAAACATACACCATCTGAAGTAGCTGAACTAGCATCTATGTCCATGGAATTGATTTCTATGGATCAGTGGAAAGTGTTTTACAAGGATGAAAAAGAATTCAAACAGGCTGTTCACAAGCATCTGGAAGATATATTAATGGTTTTGCCTTGGGTTGCAATAATTGATAAATTCCAACATTGGGTTTATACACATCCTACTCATTCCATAACTGAACGTGATGAGGAATGGATGTCCATATTGAAAGAATTTGGGACAGGAATAGTCAATTATGATGGATATGAGGAGTATTTGAAGAAGTCCTGGCAAAAGCAATTGCACTTGTTTGAAATTCCTTTCTATTATATAGAATATGCTATTGCTCAATTGGGAGCTATTGCTGTTTGGAAAAACTACAAACAAAATAAGGAACAAGGTTTAAATTCGTATATGGAAGCCTTGAAATTAGGTTATACGAAATCGATTCCTGAAATTTATAAGACTGCTGGCATTAATTTCAGCTTTTCAAAATCGCACTTAAAAGAATTGGCGAATTTTGTTAAAGAAGAAATAAAAAAATATGAGTAA
- a CDS encoding GMC family oxidoreductase: MSKYFDVCIIGSGAGAGPIAYEMAMTGKSVVVIEKGGWYNEQDFSKDEIGTCRRDHYVPKLEDEPHVIEDFIKGKWKAESNAISGGSFWNGNIVGGSSNFMSGYFHRMKPVDFKLLSEFGAIEGANVVDWPVSYEEMEPYFAKVEEIVGISGKVVNHPSQEPRSTKDFPFPSMIDHPFANWIDESSKRLGYHPFPMPRAILTKAHNQRNACYYSVFCGSYGCNSGAKGSSRAALLDVAFRTGNCEIRPHSMAYKLVSDSSGKVTELEYFDKEGIVQKVHAKAFVVACQAIESSRLLLMSVGPKHKNGLGNNSGQVGKNLIFSAGGIGRGDFYFKDFTESQVKELQTRGPFVNRALQDWYVIDDPKLGRIKGGTVDFLHEHPNPIRKANKLKYGDQGKLVWGQELKDKLEFRFNEMKQLQFEVFNDWLPTDDCFVSLDPKVKDKWGLPVAKVRIGNHEHDIKVGKYLAEKSELLLKEMGARNITSSISGSPPPNLMAGGCRFGDNPKFSVLNKNCQLHDAENVFVTDGSFMPTGGSVTYTWTIYANSFRVADIIKSSL, from the coding sequence ATGAGTAAATACTTTGATGTTTGCATAATTGGAAGTGGGGCAGGAGCAGGACCTATTGCTTATGAAATGGCAATGACTGGTAAAAGTGTTGTTGTTATCGAGAAAGGGGGCTGGTATAATGAACAGGATTTTTCTAAAGATGAGATAGGAACATGTAGAAGAGACCATTATGTGCCTAAATTAGAAGATGAACCTCACGTAATTGAAGATTTTATTAAAGGAAAGTGGAAAGCAGAATCAAATGCAATATCAGGTGGAAGTTTTTGGAATGGGAATATTGTAGGAGGTTCCTCCAATTTTATGAGTGGCTATTTTCATCGGATGAAACCTGTTGATTTCAAGCTGCTTTCTGAATTTGGTGCAATTGAAGGTGCAAATGTGGTAGATTGGCCAGTTTCCTATGAAGAAATGGAGCCTTATTTTGCTAAGGTTGAAGAAATTGTTGGGATTTCTGGTAAAGTAGTTAATCATCCTTCACAGGAGCCACGCTCAACCAAAGACTTTCCATTTCCTTCAATGATAGATCATCCTTTTGCTAATTGGATTGATGAGTCGTCTAAAAGATTGGGTTATCATCCATTCCCTATGCCAAGAGCCATTTTAACGAAAGCACATAATCAGCGAAACGCTTGTTATTATTCTGTGTTTTGTGGTAGTTATGGATGTAATTCAGGAGCAAAAGGAAGTTCACGTGCTGCACTCTTGGATGTGGCATTTAGAACAGGAAATTGTGAAATCAGACCTCACTCAATGGCCTACAAACTTGTTTCAGATTCTAGTGGAAAAGTAACAGAACTTGAATATTTTGATAAAGAGGGAATTGTTCAAAAAGTACATGCGAAAGCGTTTGTGGTAGCTTGTCAAGCAATAGAATCGAGTAGACTATTGCTCATGTCTGTAGGGCCAAAGCACAAAAATGGTTTGGGAAATAATTCAGGACAAGTTGGGAAGAATCTTATCTTTTCGGCAGGAGGAATTGGCAGAGGTGATTTTTATTTCAAGGATTTTACTGAATCACAGGTTAAAGAGTTACAAACACGAGGGCCATTTGTGAACAGAGCTTTGCAGGATTGGTATGTAATTGATGATCCAAAATTAGGCCGGATAAAGGGTGGAACCGTAGATTTTTTACATGAGCATCCTAATCCAATTCGAAAAGCAAATAAACTTAAGTATGGAGATCAGGGTAAATTAGTATGGGGTCAGGAATTGAAAGATAAACTCGAGTTTCGTTTTAATGAAATGAAGCAATTGCAGTTTGAAGTATTCAATGATTGGCTGCCGACTGATGATTGTTTTGTATCACTTGATCCAAAAGTGAAGGATAAATGGGGGTTGCCAGTGGCAAAAGTTCGGATTGGAAATCATGAACATGATATTAAAGTTGGAAAATATCTGGCAGAAAAAAGTGAGTTACTTTTAAAAGAGATGGGTGCTCGGAATATTACTTCCAGCATCAGTGGTTCTCCACCACCGAACTTAATGGCAGGAGGGTGTAGGTTTGGAGATAATCCGAAATTTTCGGTTTTGAACAAAAATTGTCAGCTACATGATGCTGAAAACGTATTTGTAACAGATGGCAGCTTTATGCCAACAGGAGGTAGTGTAACGTATACATGGACAATTTATGCAAATTCATTTAGAGTAGCTGATATTATTAAATCCAGCCTGTGA
- a CDS encoding citrate lyase ACP has translation MSQLKVCSGNKGDDVKSDCYVEIELTQSGGLQIELKSKVDVLYGDSILSLANSVLAHFEIENAIVYIEDKGALEFVIAARLEAAIQKLKKQDKEYLLDIIEPNIYQTEKDQIRFSRLYLPGNTPKLFINAGIHKAHGIILDLEDSVAPDKKHDARYLVRNALRSCNFYGVERMVRINQIPTGLEDLDFIIPHNVNLILIPKVESAEQIQQVDERIAQIKQEKGIDYPIWYMPIIESALGVIKAYEIATASDNIVSLAIGLEDYTADLGAKRTLEANESFYARSVLVNAAKAAGIQAIDSVFSDVDDMESLKQNILKSKGLGFEGMGCIHPRQIPVIHEFYAPDQDELEKAMKIVLAFDDATAKGLGVVSLGSKMIDPPVVKRALKLIETAILLGKLDKNWKESDNSI, from the coding sequence ATGAGTCAATTAAAGGTTTGCTCAGGCAATAAAGGAGATGATGTTAAGTCAGATTGTTATGTTGAAATAGAACTTACACAATCAGGAGGACTTCAAATTGAGCTTAAAAGCAAAGTTGATGTGCTATATGGAGATTCAATATTATCTCTAGCCAATTCTGTACTTGCTCATTTTGAGATTGAAAATGCAATCGTATATATTGAAGATAAAGGAGCTCTTGAATTTGTAATAGCAGCTCGATTAGAAGCGGCCATCCAAAAACTTAAAAAGCAGGATAAAGAATATCTACTTGATATAATTGAACCTAATATTTATCAAACTGAAAAAGATCAGATACGCTTTTCAAGATTATACTTGCCAGGCAATACTCCTAAATTATTTATAAATGCCGGAATTCATAAAGCGCATGGAATTATTCTGGATTTGGAAGATTCCGTTGCTCCGGATAAAAAACATGATGCGCGTTATCTGGTAAGAAATGCCTTACGCTCATGCAATTTTTATGGCGTGGAACGAATGGTGCGTATCAACCAGATTCCGACTGGACTTGAAGATCTAGATTTCATTATTCCTCATAATGTAAACCTGATTCTGATTCCAAAAGTGGAAAGTGCAGAACAAATACAACAAGTTGATGAGAGGATAGCTCAAATCAAACAAGAAAAAGGAATTGATTACCCTATTTGGTATATGCCAATTATTGAAAGTGCTTTAGGTGTTATTAAGGCTTATGAAATTGCTACAGCATCAGATAATATTGTTTCGCTTGCTATTGGTCTAGAAGATTATACGGCTGATCTAGGAGCAAAAAGAACCTTGGAAGCAAACGAATCATTTTATGCCAGATCAGTTTTAGTAAATGCAGCAAAAGCAGCAGGTATTCAAGCGATCGACTCTGTATTTTCAGATGTTGATGACATGGAATCATTAAAACAGAATATTCTAAAATCAAAAGGATTAGGATTTGAAGGAATGGGCTGTATCCATCCTAGACAAATTCCTGTGATACATGAATTTTATGCTCCTGATCAGGATGAACTTGAAAAAGCCATGAAAATAGTATTAGCATTTGATGATGCTACTGCAAAAGGTTTAGGAGTGGTTTCTTTAGGTTCAAAAATGATTGATCCTCCTGTGGTAAAAAGAGCTCTCAAATTAATTGAAACAGCAATTTTACTGGGAAAATTAGATAAAAACTGGAAAGAATCTGATAATAGTATTTAA
- a CDS encoding T9SS type A sorting domain-containing protein: MLSRRIIRLIPILLFTSIILVTLINVFISHSSEELSEEMESPSFPQLAFEQEFDKIKNPITGEVPGDAIYKAYQSLNYQGKISKSYIQAKNLYVKGWKPFNDYLSNLCITKMTYDPRNTKVFYFCTGEGWFNADAGRGAGVWKSTDGGDSWIQLPSTTTNAFHYCQDIVVHPFTSHVYVSTRNGGLQRSVDGGNSWQQVLGSSSGSKSNRAADIELTKEGGVFVSMGIFEKDGIYYSETGDSGSFESRMVGFPTAVYRIELATAPSNDDVVYAVPTSSISADKHLIVGFYRSDDKGLTWEETENPGGERKLAKNQGWYDLIIEVDPNNEDIVVAGGLYIWRTQDGGDSWKKLTSGKRSNDDYVHVDQHEIVFHNSDTAYFGNDGGIWRSDNFTSDEPTIYNLNNTFNVTQFYAASIHPEAGNLKIIGGTQDNGSLMILDEGISDFKAISGADGSFCAINPNNGDIMYTTTQYRRMYRYTDGGTGIPDTITNGFITDDNVQFINPIEIDPVDPEIIYQASKRGLWRLKNASTASKEDWKKASYNWGDLTAIGVSQNVAHHVFLGRKSGGKIYRLDNAHISDENVRPVWINPDNDLPDAYCSNIFVNPKDANHLIVIFSNYGINNIWECKGALTDSASWQHHDGDLPDLPVRWALLHPEIEGACYIATELGVFYTLKLNGNSTVWEPMYSGIPLTRVDMLKMRPSDNTVVAATHGRGLYTGVLKDESMSVIWTERGPQNVGGRTRTIMIDPNVKSNKKIWAGSVSGGLFKINNIDSIYFYIPDDKEIFDLNVLSNPIGENGSWLHIELGSQELITIKLYDMHGRAVETIIENKSFIGAHDLKWMPSINHRPGIYFLSMQSGANSNMNKVMLY; the protein is encoded by the coding sequence ATGTTAAGCAGAAGAATTATACGCCTGATTCCAATATTACTATTTACCTCGATCATACTGGTTACACTTATTAATGTTTTTATTTCCCATTCTAGTGAAGAACTTTCAGAAGAAATGGAAAGCCCATCTTTCCCTCAATTAGCATTTGAGCAGGAGTTCGATAAAATTAAAAACCCAATTACAGGAGAAGTACCTGGAGATGCAATTTACAAAGCTTACCAGTCCTTAAATTATCAAGGAAAAATATCAAAATCATATATTCAAGCAAAGAATTTATATGTAAAAGGTTGGAAACCATTTAATGACTATTTATCGAATCTATGCATTACAAAGATGACCTATGATCCAAGAAATACGAAGGTTTTTTATTTCTGTACAGGAGAAGGCTGGTTCAATGCTGATGCTGGTCGAGGAGCTGGCGTCTGGAAATCGACTGATGGTGGCGATTCATGGATTCAATTGCCATCCACCACTACAAATGCATTTCATTATTGTCAGGATATTGTTGTACACCCCTTTACAAGCCATGTTTATGTCAGTACACGAAATGGTGGATTACAACGATCTGTTGATGGAGGAAATAGCTGGCAACAAGTTTTGGGAAGCTCTTCTGGAAGTAAAAGCAATCGAGCTGCAGATATTGAATTGACTAAAGAAGGTGGCGTTTTTGTTAGCATGGGCATTTTCGAAAAAGATGGAATTTATTATTCAGAAACAGGCGATAGTGGATCTTTTGAGTCAAGAATGGTAGGTTTCCCAACCGCTGTATATAGAATTGAATTGGCAACAGCACCATCAAATGATGATGTAGTTTATGCCGTGCCGACAAGTAGTATCTCTGCTGATAAACATTTAATTGTTGGATTTTATCGATCCGATGATAAAGGCTTAACATGGGAAGAAACTGAAAATCCAGGTGGCGAAAGGAAGCTGGCAAAAAATCAGGGATGGTATGATTTAATTATTGAAGTCGATCCAAATAATGAAGATATTGTTGTCGCAGGTGGCTTATATATCTGGCGAACTCAGGATGGAGGAGATAGCTGGAAAAAACTAACTTCAGGAAAAAGAAGTAACGATGATTATGTTCATGTAGACCAACATGAAATTGTTTTTCATAACTCCGACACAGCGTATTTTGGAAATGATGGAGGAATATGGCGTTCAGATAATTTCACCTCAGATGAACCCACCATATACAATTTGAATAATACTTTTAATGTAACACAGTTTTATGCTGCATCTATTCATCCTGAAGCAGGAAACCTCAAAATTATTGGAGGAACTCAAGATAATGGAAGTTTAATGATTTTAGATGAGGGCATATCAGACTTCAAAGCCATATCGGGAGCCGATGGCAGTTTTTGTGCTATTAATCCGAATAATGGCGATATCATGTACACCACAACGCAGTATAGACGAATGTATCGATATACAGATGGTGGAACAGGAATTCCTGATACCATTACAAATGGTTTTATTACTGATGATAATGTCCAGTTTATCAATCCAATAGAAATTGATCCGGTTGATCCGGAAATTATTTATCAGGCTAGTAAAAGAGGTTTGTGGCGACTTAAAAATGCATCCACTGCGAGTAAAGAAGATTGGAAAAAAGCAAGTTATAACTGGGGAGACTTAACAGCAATTGGAGTATCTCAAAATGTAGCACATCATGTTTTTTTAGGCAGAAAAAGTGGAGGCAAAATTTATAGATTGGATAATGCACATATCAGCGATGAAAATGTCCGACCAGTATGGATAAACCCTGATAATGATTTACCTGATGCTTATTGTTCAAATATTTTTGTTAATCCCAAAGATGCCAATCACTTGATTGTCATTTTTTCCAATTATGGAATTAATAACATTTGGGAATGCAAAGGAGCTTTAACCGATTCAGCCAGCTGGCAGCATCATGATGGAGATTTACCCGATTTGCCTGTGCGCTGGGCTTTGCTTCACCCTGAAATTGAAGGAGCTTGTTACATTGCAACAGAACTGGGCGTTTTTTACACCTTGAAATTAAATGGGAATTCAACTGTTTGGGAACCTATGTACTCAGGAATTCCATTAACGCGAGTTGATATGCTGAAAATGAGACCTTCAGATAATACTGTTGTGGCTGCAACCCATGGTAGAGGATTATATACAGGTGTATTGAAAGACGAAAGCATGTCAGTTATTTGGACAGAAAGAGGACCTCAAAATGTAGGCGGAAGAACCAGAACCATCATGATAGATCCCAATGTAAAATCAAATAAAAAAATATGGGCAGGAAGTGTATCTGGTGGTCTTTTTAAAATCAATAATATCGACTCTATCTATTTCTATATACCTGATGACAAAGAAATTTTTGATTTGAATGTATTAAGCAATCCTATTGGAGAGAATGGCTCCTGGCTGCATATTGAATTAGGAAGTCAGGAATTAATTACGATTAAGTTATACGACATGCATGGTAGAGCTGTTGAAACAATAATTGAAAATAAAAGCTTCATTGGTGCTCATGACTTAAAGTGGATGCCGTCCATTAATCACCGTCCAGGTATTTATTTTCTTTCGATGCAATCCGGAGCGAATTCCAATATGAATAAAGTCATGTTATATTAA